The Amblyomma americanum isolate KBUSLIRL-KWMA chromosome 5, ASM5285725v1, whole genome shotgun sequence genome window below encodes:
- the LOC144135059 gene encoding uncharacterized protein LOC144135059: MNFTGLETLVSYRRKPSFRIDFNDYIATVNGLFNFLEIVGGLVVYMMLGSDRDSHAVRLLSGTSFTFSFNGIYMMASSLLSDSSARILPYLFYYVLFQGTGATCYILSCLMMVRGSSEVSLQALLGLMTGGIHAFHCAHAYYKLYIESKEKYWFEKL, translated from the exons ATGAACTTCACAGGCCTAG AGACACTGGTGAGCTACCGAAGGAAGCCCTCCTTTAGAATTGACTTCAACGATTACATCGCCACGGTCAACGGGCTCTTCAACTTCTTGGAGATA GTGGGCGGCCTCGTCGTGTACATGATGTTGGGCTCCGACAGGGACTCGCACGCGGTTCGACTCCTGTCCGGGACATCCTTCACATTCAGCTTCAACGGCATCTACATGATGGCCTCCAGCCTTCTCAGCGACAGCTCGGCCCGCATCCTGCCCTACCTCTTCTAC TACGTCCTCTTCCAAGGTACGGGCGCTACCTGCTACATCCTGAGCTGCTTGATGATGGTGCGAGGCTCTAGCGAGGTGTCGCTTCAAGCT TTGCTCGGCCTGATGACGGGTGGCATCCACGCTTTCCACTGCGCCCACGCCTACTACAAGCTCTACATAGAGAGCAAGGAAAAGTACTGGTTCGAGAAGCTCTAG